In one Dehalococcoidia bacterium genomic region, the following are encoded:
- a CDS encoding heavy metal-binding domain-containing protein, whose product MAEPNDAERPEDAAASQESAQELAAGQLPMAARGRLQQETGGRRFFATDLSVAELLLIEAEGYEPLGVVMGSSVYHVGWQTYGWSWYGGAQELQTVTQAHMHARELAMGRMEQEAAALGAHGVVGVRLTAEGYEGESGLLDFKAIGTAVRLRGAPAPPRPFVSDLSGDDFWTLMQAGFLPLGLAMGFCAYYNFPYQYPYVAGGIWRYGNQELPEWTRTLYDARRLAMQRLEADVHRAGATGVAGVRIDVQKHLHERESNNTHYLALVVDFFAMGTAIAPARQAFASGRPRPVLDMIGLARRSATEAEELQTK is encoded by the coding sequence ATGGCAGAGCCGAACGACGCCGAGCGGCCGGAAGACGCGGCCGCCTCGCAGGAGAGCGCGCAAGAGCTGGCCGCCGGGCAGTTGCCCATGGCCGCGCGCGGGCGCCTGCAGCAGGAGACGGGCGGCCGGCGCTTCTTCGCCACGGACCTTTCCGTCGCCGAGCTGCTGCTGATCGAGGCCGAGGGCTACGAGCCGCTGGGCGTGGTGATGGGCAGCAGCGTCTACCACGTCGGCTGGCAGACCTACGGCTGGAGCTGGTACGGCGGCGCGCAGGAGCTGCAGACCGTCACGCAGGCGCACATGCACGCCCGCGAGCTGGCGATGGGCCGCATGGAGCAGGAGGCAGCGGCGCTCGGCGCCCACGGCGTGGTCGGCGTGCGGCTCACGGCCGAGGGCTATGAGGGCGAGAGCGGCCTGCTCGACTTCAAGGCGATCGGCACCGCCGTGCGCCTGCGTGGGGCGCCGGCCCCGCCGCGGCCCTTCGTCAGCGACCTCTCCGGCGACGACTTCTGGACGCTGATGCAGGCGGGCTTTCTGCCGCTCGGCCTGGCGATGGGTTTCTGCGCCTACTACAACTTCCCGTATCAATACCCCTACGTCGCCGGCGGCATCTGGCGCTACGGCAACCAGGAGCTGCCCGAGTGGACGCGCACGCTCTACGACGCCCGCCGCCTGGCGATGCAGCGGCTGGAAGCAGACGTGCATCGTGCCGGCGCCACGGGCGTGGCCGGCGTCAGGATCGACGTGCAGAAGCACCTGCACGAGCGCGAGAGCAACAACACGCACTACCTGGCGCTGGTCGTCGATTTCTTCGCCATGGGCACGGCGATCGCGCCGGCGCGTCAGGCGTTCGCTTCCGGCCGGCCGCGCCCCGTGCTCGACATGATCGGCCTGGCGCGCCGCTCGGCCACCGAAGCCGAAGAGTTGCAGACGAAGTGA
- a CDS encoding MFS transporter, producing the protein MLGLRANWRQFALLVAINTFVGGMVGLERTILPALARHDFGVGSSTVAVSFIAAFALAKALANLFAGRLSARFSRRSLLIAGWLCGLPVPFVIIWAPSWSWVIAANVLLGLNQGLAWSMTVNMKIDLVGPRRRGLALGFNEAAGYLAVAGAAFLSGVIAEHAGLRPAPFYLGIAFAAGGLALSVLCVRDTTPFVVAEAAGHAERGPAPSLRQCFAETTWRRRHLFGVSQAGFVNNLNDGLAWGIFPLFFASHGLSIEGIAVLAAAYPLLWGGLQLGTGWASDLVGRKPLIVGGMLLQGVAIALVGLSADFAGWLAGVVLLGVGTAMVYPTLLAAIGDAVHPHARATSLGVYRFWRDAGALAGAVLAGALVDAFGFTPAIYVIALLTVFSGLVSAGALEQPSRRVSVAQMEVST; encoded by the coding sequence GTGTTGGGCCTGCGGGCCAACTGGCGGCAGTTCGCCCTACTCGTGGCGATCAACACCTTCGTCGGCGGCATGGTTGGGCTGGAACGCACGATCCTGCCGGCGCTGGCCAGGCACGACTTCGGCGTCGGCTCCAGTACCGTCGCCGTCTCCTTCATCGCCGCCTTTGCGCTGGCCAAGGCCCTGGCGAACCTTTTCGCCGGCCGGCTCTCGGCCCGCTTCAGCCGGCGGAGCCTGCTGATCGCCGGCTGGCTCTGCGGCTTGCCGGTGCCGTTCGTCATCATCTGGGCGCCGAGCTGGTCGTGGGTGATCGCGGCCAACGTCCTGCTCGGCCTCAACCAGGGCCTCGCCTGGTCGATGACGGTCAACATGAAGATCGACCTCGTGGGCCCACGCCGGCGTGGGCTGGCGCTGGGCTTCAACGAGGCGGCCGGCTATCTTGCCGTGGCCGGCGCCGCCTTCCTGAGCGGTGTGATCGCCGAGCACGCCGGCCTGCGCCCCGCGCCGTTCTATCTCGGCATCGCCTTTGCTGCCGGCGGTCTCGCCCTCAGTGTGCTGTGCGTGCGAGACACGACGCCGTTTGTCGTGGCCGAGGCTGCCGGGCACGCCGAGCGTGGGCCGGCGCCGTCGCTGCGGCAGTGTTTCGCGGAGACGACCTGGCGCCGGCGCCACTTGTTCGGCGTCAGCCAGGCCGGCTTCGTCAACAACCTCAACGACGGGCTCGCCTGGGGCATCTTCCCGCTCTTCTTCGCCAGCCACGGGCTGTCGATCGAGGGGATCGCCGTGCTCGCAGCGGCCTATCCCCTGCTGTGGGGCGGGCTGCAGCTGGGCACCGGCTGGGCGAGCGACCTGGTGGGTCGCAAGCCGCTCATTGTCGGCGGGATGCTGCTGCAAGGGGTCGCGATCGCGCTCGTGGGTCTCAGCGCGGACTTTGCCGGCTGGCTGGCCGGCGTTGTCCTGCTCGGCGTTGGAACGGCGATGGTGTACCCGACCCTGCTGGCGGCGATCGGCGACGCCGTTCACCCGCACGCCCGCGCGACCTCGCTCGGCGTCTATCGCTTCTGGCGGGATGCCGGAGCGCTGGCGGGTGCGGTGCTCGCCGGCGCCCTGGTCGATGCCTTCGGCTTCACGCCCGCGATTTACGTCATCGCGCTCTTGACCGTGTTCTCTGGCCTGGTCAGCGCCGGCGCCCTCGAGCAACCGTCGCGACGTGTCAGCGTCGCTCAGATGGAGGTCTCCACATGA
- a CDS encoding ABC transporter ATP-binding protein, with translation MPPRFCVGPSMATDWGEQAPLSLCLLRRVFAYFRPYWRRALIVFGCIGAGAGLGLAPALVTKGLIDYLAHPDAGLRPLALLVGAGVGATLLGGLVGVLQEYLTATISQGIMFDLREQLFSHLLGQSVGFYTSTRSGDLLSRMNNDVGGIQDAVAETVFGLVSNVATVVTTLVLMLILSWQLTLAAFVLMPLILIPSRYVGQATYRARRRTQEQLGEMSAYLQEVLGISGMLLVKAFTKERAEHARFRVLNAELRRLEVRQTMIGRWFQLMGTVLITLGPGLLLLFGGYLVLHGQASVGTVVSVITILAGRLAGAAGSLGNTYVNITGSLALFQRLFAVLDLPPEVSDQPEARTVAHVQGRVTFEGVTFAYPGTVQPAVAGVSFQVESGQLVALVGPSGAGKTTATYLLARFYDPQHGRILLDGVDLRAMTVESLSRQLGIVFQDTFLFHASVRDNLLYARPDAAQAELEAATRAAQIHDFIASLPEGYDTLVGERGLRLSGGEKQRLAIARVILKNPRLVILDEATSNLDTVSEQLIQAALRPLFAGRTAFVIAHRLSTVLAADLILVFDHGRIVERGSHHELLAQDGVYADLYRRQFLGEPATKRKLAGVAV, from the coding sequence ATGCCGCCGCGTTTCTGTGTCGGACCGAGCATGGCGACGGACTGGGGCGAGCAGGCGCCGCTCAGCCTGTGCCTGCTCCGGCGCGTCTTTGCCTACTTCCGCCCGTACTGGCGGCGCGCCCTCATCGTGTTCGGCTGCATCGGCGCCGGGGCCGGGCTGGGGTTGGCGCCCGCACTGGTCACCAAGGGTCTGATTGACTATCTGGCCCATCCGGACGCGGGCCTGCGGCCGCTGGCGCTGCTGGTCGGCGCCGGGGTCGGGGCAACGCTGCTCGGCGGCCTGGTGGGCGTGCTGCAGGAGTACCTGACGGCGACGATCAGCCAGGGCATCATGTTCGACCTGCGCGAGCAACTCTTCAGTCACCTGCTCGGCCAGTCGGTCGGCTTTTACACCAGTACCCGCTCCGGCGACCTGTTGTCGCGCATGAACAACGACGTGGGCGGCATCCAGGACGCCGTCGCCGAGACGGTCTTCGGCCTGGTCAGCAACGTCGCGACCGTCGTGACCACGCTCGTCTTGATGTTGATCTTGAGCTGGCAGCTGACGCTGGCGGCCTTCGTACTCATGCCGCTCATCCTGATCCCAAGCCGCTATGTGGGCCAGGCGACGTACCGGGCTCGCCGGCGCACCCAGGAGCAGCTCGGCGAGATGAGCGCCTACCTGCAGGAGGTGCTCGGCATCTCGGGCATGCTGCTGGTCAAGGCCTTCACCAAAGAACGCGCCGAGCACGCCCGCTTCCGCGTGCTCAACGCCGAGCTGCGGCGGCTCGAAGTGCGGCAAACGATGATTGGGCGCTGGTTTCAGCTGATGGGCACCGTGCTTATCACCCTGGGGCCGGGGCTCTTGCTCCTGTTCGGCGGCTACCTGGTGCTGCACGGCCAGGCCAGCGTCGGCACCGTGGTCAGCGTGATCACGATCCTCGCCGGCCGGCTGGCCGGTGCGGCGGGGTCACTCGGCAACACGTACGTCAACATCACCGGCTCGCTGGCGCTTTTTCAACGTCTGTTTGCCGTGCTCGACCTGCCGCCCGAGGTCAGCGACCAGCCGGAGGCCCGAACCGTGGCGCACGTGCAGGGTCGGGTGACCTTCGAGGGTGTAACCTTTGCCTACCCCGGAACTGTGCAACCGGCCGTCGCCGGCGTGTCTTTCCAGGTGGAATCGGGTCAGCTCGTTGCGCTCGTCGGCCCGAGCGGCGCCGGCAAAACGACGGCCACGTACCTGCTCGCCCGCTTCTACGACCCGCAGCATGGCCGCATCCTGCTCGATGGCGTGGACCTGCGCGCCATGACGGTGGAATCGCTGAGCCGGCAGCTTGGCATCGTCTTTCAGGATACGTTCCTGTTCCACGCCAGCGTGCGCGATAACCTGCTCTACGCCCGCCCCGACGCCGCCCAGGCTGAGCTGGAAGCGGCGACGCGTGCCGCCCAGATCCACGACTTCATCGCGTCGCTGCCGGAGGGCTACGACACGCTCGTGGGCGAACGGGGGCTTCGCCTCAGCGGCGGCGAGAAACAGCGGCTGGCGATTGCGCGGGTGATCCTCAAGAACCCACGGCTGGTCATCCTCGATGAGGCGACCTCGAACCTGGATACGGTATCGGAGCAGCTTATCCAGGCGGCGCTGCGGCCGCTCTTCGCCGGGAGAACGGCGTTTGTGATCGCCCACCGGCTCTCCACGGTGCTCGCGGCCGATCTCATCCTCGTCTTCGACCACGGCCGGATCGTTGAGCGCGGCAGTCACCACGAGCTGCTGGCGCAGGACGGCGTGTACGCGGACCTCTACCGCCGCCAGTTTCTGGGCGAGCCGGCGACAAAGCGCAAACTCGCCGGCGTGGCAGTGTAA
- a CDS encoding alkylmercury lyase family protein — protein sequence MTLESKNIPNRWWRVKGAGLGDGELGVLRAILHGFLERGQPPAPAELRSVADAAGVGLDTALAELVRHDMLVTAAADGAILGAYPFSAVPTEHRVAILGRATVFAMCAIDALGIPYMVQRAAAITSRDAATNEPLQVQIDPVTGRAAADPPSVIVFAGSSGGEGTAAACRCPFINFFRSAEAADEYLRAHPELDGQILALDDAVAFGRRVFEDPDGLVMS from the coding sequence ATGACGCTGGAGTCCAAAAACATACCGAACCGCTGGTGGAGAGTCAAAGGCGCGGGCCTCGGCGACGGTGAACTGGGCGTACTGCGCGCAATCCTGCACGGGTTTCTCGAGCGCGGACAGCCGCCGGCGCCGGCCGAGCTGCGCAGCGTAGCCGACGCGGCTGGCGTGGGCCTGGATACGGCGCTGGCCGAACTGGTCCGGCATGACATGCTGGTGACCGCTGCCGCCGACGGAGCGATCCTCGGCGCCTACCCATTTTCCGCTGTGCCGACTGAACACCGGGTGGCGATCCTGGGCCGGGCGACCGTCTTCGCGATGTGCGCCATCGACGCCCTCGGCATCCCATACATGGTGCAGCGGGCGGCGGCGATTACGTCGCGCGACGCGGCCACGAACGAGCCGTTGCAGGTCCAGATCGATCCAGTGACCGGGCGCGCGGCCGCGGACCCGCCGAGCGTGATCGTCTTTGCCGGCAGCAGCGGCGGTGAGGGCACGGCGGCCGCATGCCGCTGCCCGTTCATCAACTTCTTCCGCTCGGCGGAGGCGGCAGACGAGTACCTACGGGCTCATCCGGAGCTGGATGGCCAGATCCTCGCGCTGGACGACGCCGTAGCGTTTGGCCGGCGCGTCTTCGAAGACCCGGACGGCCTCGTGATGTCATGA
- a CDS encoding MBL fold metallo-hydrolase: MNVTPFVHEGLGNSSYLVEVGDGEAMVIDPDRAIARYVAAAEARGRRIVAAFETHLHADFVSGATALAAGSDATAYVPHGAEARFPHQPLAAGQRVRLAGVEVEAIASPGHTPEHLSHLLRRPAGPPLLFSGGSLLAGGAARTDLIAPEQTEALTRAQYATITTAFAALPDETLLLPTHGGGSFCSAGAGAERTSTLGRERASNLLLAVPDVEMFVRDFPRTFPAAPEYFFRLRAVNQAGPRLRREIPLPRPLSPETFAAASGDALVVDVRPKEAYHVGHIPGALSIPFRDAYATWLGWLTPAETPLRFVTDGVPLERVVDESLLVGYERFAGWLDGGMAAWAAAGLPLRRSPLVQAAAARAQLLAGALALDVREPGEYAAGHLPEALHVPLGRLAGELSRLPRDRPLVVYCGHGERAATAVSLLERAGFAGPLLNLDGGIGSWIAAGLSAA; this comes from the coding sequence ATGAATGTCACACCCTTCGTGCACGAAGGCCTGGGCAATAGTTCCTACCTGGTTGAGGTAGGCGACGGTGAGGCGATGGTGATCGACCCCGATCGTGCCATCGCCCGCTACGTCGCTGCTGCCGAAGCCCGCGGCCGGCGCATCGTCGCCGCGTTCGAAACGCACCTGCACGCCGACTTCGTCTCCGGAGCGACGGCGCTGGCGGCGGGCTCGGACGCCACGGCATACGTGCCGCATGGCGCCGAGGCCCGCTTCCCGCACCAGCCGCTGGCAGCGGGCCAGCGCGTTCGGCTCGCGGGGGTCGAGGTCGAGGCGATCGCCTCGCCGGGCCACACGCCCGAGCACCTGAGCCATCTGCTGAGACGGCCGGCCGGACCGCCGCTGCTGTTCAGCGGCGGCTCGCTGCTGGCCGGCGGCGCGGCCCGCACCGACCTGATCGCTCCCGAGCAGACGGAGGCGCTCACGCGCGCCCAGTACGCGACGATCACGACCGCCTTTGCGGCGCTCCCGGACGAGACGCTGCTCCTGCCGACGCATGGCGGCGGCTCGTTCTGCTCGGCGGGCGCCGGCGCCGAGCGCACGTCGACGCTGGGCCGGGAGCGAGCCTCGAATCTGCTGCTGGCCGTGCCCGACGTCGAGATGTTTGTGCGCGACTTTCCGCGGACCTTCCCGGCGGCGCCGGAGTACTTCTTTCGCCTGCGCGCGGTGAACCAGGCCGGTCCGCGCCTGCGGCGAGAGATCCCCCTGCCTCGCCCCCTTTCGCCCGAGACGTTCGCGGCGGCGAGCGGTGACGCGCTGGTGGTCGACGTGCGCCCCAAAGAGGCATATCACGTCGGCCACATCCCCGGCGCCCTGAGCATTCCCTTCCGCGATGCCTACGCCACCTGGCTGGGCTGGTTGACACCGGCGGAGACGCCGCTCCGGTTCGTGACGGACGGTGTGCCGCTGGAGCGGGTGGTGGACGAGTCGTTGCTGGTGGGCTACGAACGCTTCGCTGGCTGGCTGGACGGCGGCATGGCGGCCTGGGCCGCTGCCGGGCTGCCGCTGCGGCGCTCGCCGCTCGTGCAGGCCGCTGCCGCTCGTGCGCAGCTCCTCGCCGGTGCGCTGGCGCTCGACGTGCGGGAGCCGGGCGAGTATGCGGCCGGCCACCTGCCCGAGGCGCTGCACGTGCCGCTCGGCAGACTCGCCGGCGAGCTCTCCCGATTGCCGCGAGACCGGCCGCTGGTGGTCTACTGCGGCCACGGCGAACGTGCGGCCACCGCGGTGTCGCTGCTGGAACGGGCGGGGTTCGCCGGTCCGTTGCTGAACCTCGATGGCGGGATTGGGAGCTGGATCGCTGCCGGCCTGTCCGCGGCGTAA
- a CDS encoding cytochrome P450: MTTQMTTAQTIAGSPPALDEVAPDLIAELDGFSSAPDPYPTYARWRQAWPVSQMFGAVNLLRYADVEAVLRHPRVSADDRNARAHREQVAQQRLAPQYLSQMDERSFLHRDPPDHTRLRRLVTRAFTPQRIEALRPDIQAFVDAALDTAAGEGWIELVDALAYPLPIAIISRLTGIPAEDGEIVESLQRAQLCCTFEPASVFAVKNGDGETSATQVEANRIQQQLSQYFDGMIAQRRRRPGSDLVSALIAAEEQGERLSHEEINATLRLLFIGGYETTVNLLGNGVLALLRYPDQLAALRQNAALASATVDEVMRYDAPFQFTRRIALDDLEIGGYRIDAGTTILLWLAAADRDPAQFSEPDRFDITRGDNRHLAFGTGIHACLGGPLARLQGEIVFETLARRLVDPALEADPPAYLCDVFRALQALPIGFRAVRPADSRAS; the protein is encoded by the coding sequence ATGACTACCCAGATGACTACTGCCCAGACGATCGCTGGCTCGCCGCCCGCCCTGGACGAGGTCGCGCCCGATCTCATAGCCGAGTTGGACGGCTTTTCCTCCGCGCCGGACCCCTACCCGACGTATGCCCGCTGGAGGCAGGCGTGGCCGGTGTCGCAGATGTTCGGCGCGGTGAACCTGCTCCGCTACGCCGACGTCGAGGCGGTGCTGCGCCACCCGCGGGTCAGCGCGGACGACCGCAACGCGCGGGCGCACCGGGAGCAGGTCGCGCAGCAGCGGCTTGCGCCGCAATACCTCTCACAGATGGACGAGCGCTCCTTCCTGCATCGCGACCCGCCGGACCACACCCGCTTGCGCCGGCTGGTGACCAGGGCGTTCACACCGCAGCGGATCGAGGCGCTGCGGCCGGACATCCAGGCCTTTGTGGACGCCGCCCTCGACACGGCGGCCGGCGAGGGCTGGATCGAGCTGGTCGACGCGCTCGCCTATCCTCTGCCGATCGCCATCATCTCGCGGCTGACCGGTATTCCCGCGGAAGACGGGGAGATCGTCGAGTCGTTGCAGCGTGCCCAGCTATGCTGCACGTTCGAGCCTGCCAGCGTGTTTGCGGTGAAGAACGGCGACGGCGAGACGAGCGCCACACAGGTCGAAGCCAACCGCATCCAGCAACAGCTCAGCCAGTACTTCGACGGCATGATCGCGCAGCGGCGCCGGCGGCCCGGATCGGATCTCGTATCCGCGCTGATCGCTGCCGAGGAGCAGGGTGAACGGCTCAGCCACGAGGAGATCAACGCGACGCTGCGCTTGCTCTTCATCGGCGGCTACGAGACCACGGTGAACCTGCTCGGCAACGGCGTGCTCGCCCTGCTGCGCTACCCCGACCAGCTCGCCGCGCTGCGGCAGAACGCCGCGCTTGCGTCGGCCACGGTCGACGAGGTGATGCGCTACGATGCGCCGTTCCAGTTCACGCGGCGCATCGCCCTGGACGACCTCGAGATCGGCGGCTACCGCATCGATGCGGGGACGACGATCCTGCTCTGGCTGGCCGCCGCCGACCGCGATCCGGCCCAGTTCAGCGAGCCCGATCGCTTCGACATTACCCGCGGCGATAACCGGCACCTCGCCTTCGGCACGGGCATCCATGCCTGCCTGGGCGGCCCGCTGGCTCGCCTGCAAGGCGAGATCGTGTTCGAAACGCTGGCTCGCCGATTGGTCGACCCGGCACTGGAGGCCGACCCGCCGGCCTACCTGTGCGACGTCTTTCGCGCCCTGCAGGCGCTGCCCATCGGCTTCCGTGCCGTGCGCCCCGCCGATTCCCGGGCAAGCTGA
- a CDS encoding metalloregulator ArsR/SmtB family transcription factor: MNHRPFKNRLYPQFARVGGALASEKRLELLDLLAQAPRHVEALAAETEMSVANVSQHLQVLRNARLVEAERDGNRVLYRLASEDVLRLWLMLRTVAERQFAEVQAIAHEYAVDGADAQPYARDRVEQLAAQGEVLLLDVRPPVEYAHGHLPGALSVPIDDLPRRLQELPRDRPIVAYCRGAYCLFADEAVALLRRHGYEAFRLEGGWPEWQAEQRPVAR, from the coding sequence ATGAACCACCGCCCCTTTAAGAACCGCCTCTATCCCCAGTTCGCCCGCGTGGGCGGCGCCCTGGCCAGCGAGAAGCGGCTGGAGCTGCTGGACTTACTCGCCCAGGCTCCGCGGCACGTCGAAGCGCTCGCCGCCGAGACCGAGATGTCGGTTGCGAACGTCTCGCAGCACCTGCAGGTGCTGCGCAACGCCCGCCTCGTCGAGGCCGAGCGGGACGGCAACCGGGTGCTCTACCGCCTCGCCAGCGAGGATGTCTTGCGTCTCTGGCTGATGCTGCGGACCGTGGCGGAGCGACAGTTCGCCGAGGTTCAAGCCATCGCACACGAGTACGCCGTGGATGGCGCCGACGCCCAGCCGTACGCCCGTGACAGGGTGGAACAGCTCGCCGCACAGGGCGAGGTGTTGCTGCTCGATGTGCGCCCGCCCGTCGAATATGCGCACGGCCACCTGCCGGGCGCGCTCTCCGTTCCCATCGATGACCTGCCGCGGCGACTGCAGGAGTTGCCGCGGGACCGGCCCATCGTGGCCTACTGCCGGGGCGCGTACTGCCTGTTTGCCGACGAAGCCGTGGCGCTGCTGCGGCGCCACGGCTACGAGGCCTTCCGCCTTGAGGGCGGCTGGCCGGAGTGGCAGGCGGAGCAGCGTCCGGTCGCCCGCTAG
- a CDS encoding heavy metal-binding domain-containing protein — MTTSNEPGMPQIPDAARQRLDAARAVQGRRFFTSDLSVNEFLLVKEAGFDPVGLVMGSSIYHIGYQFGRWSTNMELEKLTQAMYEARELAMARMEEEADALGADGVIGVRLEVARHAWGEHLAEFMAIGTAVIAQNGQSHRTAQNKPFTSDLSGQDFWTLLRAGYRPLALVMGNCVYHVAHQGVMQAIKQMGQNREMTNYTQGLYDARELAMERMQAEALEVQAEGIVGTQITENSHGWGSHVIEFFAVGTAVTATSAEHQIQTPQMVLSVNT, encoded by the coding sequence ATGACCACCAGCAACGAACCCGGTATGCCCCAGATTCCGGACGCCGCCCGCCAGCGGCTGGACGCGGCGCGCGCCGTTCAGGGCCGCCGCTTCTTCACCAGCGATCTCTCGGTCAACGAGTTTTTGCTGGTCAAAGAAGCCGGCTTCGACCCGGTCGGACTGGTGATGGGCAGCTCGATCTACCACATCGGCTACCAGTTCGGGCGCTGGTCCACCAACATGGAGCTGGAGAAGTTGACCCAGGCGATGTACGAGGCGCGCGAGCTGGCGATGGCGCGCATGGAGGAAGAGGCCGACGCGCTGGGCGCCGACGGCGTGATTGGCGTGCGGCTGGAGGTGGCGCGCCATGCCTGGGGGGAGCACCTGGCCGAGTTCATGGCGATCGGCACGGCGGTGATCGCGCAGAACGGCCAGAGCCACCGTACCGCGCAGAACAAGCCGTTCACCTCCGATCTCTCCGGCCAGGATTTCTGGACGCTGTTGCGCGCCGGCTACCGTCCGCTGGCGCTGGTGATGGGCAACTGCGTCTATCACGTCGCACACCAGGGGGTGATGCAGGCGATCAAGCAGATGGGCCAGAACCGCGAGATGACCAACTACACGCAGGGCCTCTACGACGCGCGTGAGCTGGCGATGGAGCGCATGCAGGCCGAGGCGCTGGAGGTGCAGGCGGAGGGGATCGTCGGCACGCAAATCACGGAGAACAGCCACGGCTGGGGCAGCCACGTGATCGAGTTCTTCGCCGTTGGCACCGCCGTCACCGCAACGTCTGCCGAACACCAGATCCAGACGCCGCAGATGGTGCTCAGCGTGAACACGTAG
- a CDS encoding MerR family transcriptional regulator has translation MSRRARLHIGDLARQTGVSVKALRLYDERRLLLVAGRSEANYRLFPHEAVACVQCIRAMQAAGLTLREMQAIASAQCSSANLSELLPQALARAMARLDEQAAQLEAKRARLRQSMASVDATIRQYTA, from the coding sequence ATGTCGCGACGAGCACGGCTGCACATCGGGGACCTGGCGCGGCAAACCGGTGTCTCGGTCAAGGCCCTGCGACTGTACGACGAGCGCAGGTTGCTCCTTGTCGCCGGCCGCAGCGAGGCAAACTACCGGCTCTTTCCGCATGAGGCCGTGGCCTGCGTCCAGTGCATTCGCGCCATGCAGGCGGCCGGGCTGACGCTGCGCGAGATGCAAGCGATCGCCAGCGCTCAGTGCAGCAGTGCGAACCTTTCCGAGTTGCTCCCGCAGGCGTTGGCCCGGGCGATGGCGCGCCTCGACGAGCAGGCCGCGCAGCTTGAGGCCAAGCGCGCCCGCCTGCGGCAGAGCATGGCGAGCGTCGATGCGACCATCCGGCAGTACACCGCTTGA